From the genome of Corallococcus macrosporus DSM 14697:
CCCTTCATCCCGGGCGAGGTCATCCCGGCGGGCACCAACGAGGTGTACCTCTACCTCCAGGCCGGCCGGGACAATGATCCGCGGGGCGCGGGCATCGGCTCGCTCCTCATCCAGGACATCCACTACAGCGAAGAGGGGGGCCGCCTGCCCGCGGGCATCATCCCCCTGGAGCCCGACACCTTCATCACCGGGACTTGAGGCCCGCCTCGGGTGTGGGGTCCACCCCTCGGCCCCACTGAGGAGTCCCCCCCACACTCTTTGTTCGACGTGTCCCCACTCGTGCCCAACCCACTGACATTCCAGGGTTTATCCCAAGTGTCTGGTACGGATCGTTCCTTGCTAGGCGTCCGGCGTTGAAAGGAGTCACCATGACACGCGCTCGTTTCGCTTCGGCCCTCACGCTGGGGGCCTTCCTCGTTCTCTCCCCCGCGGGGGCGCTGGCCCAGTCCAACAACAACCCCGACAACCCGGAGTGCCTGGGGGACCGGTGCGGCATGCCGCTCGAGCAGGGCGGCGGCTGTGGCTGCGGCGCGGGCGGCAGCGTGTGGGTGAACTACACGGACGACGGCGACACGCTGTCGTACACGGACGACGCGGACGGCGACGGCCGCGCGGATGACCGGGACAACTGCCCCTTCGTCTCCAACCGCGACCAGGCGGACGATGACGGCGACGACGTGGGCAACGCCTGCGACAACTGCGCGTCGCTCTCCAACTTCCAGCAGCGCGACGCGGACGGCGACGGCATCGGCGACGACTGCGACCCGGACCAGGACAACGACGGCCACAACAACGATGTAGACAACTGCCCGCTGGTGCCCAACACGAACCAGGTCGACCTGGACGAGGACGGCCTGGGCGACGTCTGCGACCTGGACGACGACGGTGACGGCATTTCGGACGGCGAGGACAACTGCCCCCTCGTCTACAACCCGGACCAGGTTCTGCCGGAGGACGTCACCGTGTGCCGCGTGGACGCGGACAACGACAACATCTCCGACAGCAGCGACAACTGCCCCGGCGTGCCCAACCCCGACCAGCGCGACACGGACGCTGACGGCGTGGGCGACGCGTGCGACCCCGACATGGACGGCGACAGCGTGCTCAACACGCAGGACAACTGCCCCGCCGTGGACAACCGCGACCAGCGCGACGATGACCGCGACGGCATTGGCGACGCGTGCGACACGCGCTACTGCCTGGTGACGAACTCCGAGCGCCCCGACGACTGCCTGGACCCGAAGGCGCCCTTCACCGTCAGCGCCGGTGGCCTGTTCCGCACCGAGAAGGCCGGCATCACCATCCGCCCGCCGCTGTTCGCCAACCGCAACGGCGCGGCCATGGAGTACGAGTGGGCGGTGGTGAAGCGCCCCTCCGGCTCCACGGCGGTGGTGGAGCGCCCGCAGGGCGCGGTGACGCTGAGCCGCGACTGGCAGTACATGTACGTCGACGGCAGCGTGCCCACCTTCGTCCCGGACAAGAAGGGCGAGTACCAGCTCCAGCTCACGGCGCGCCTGGCCTTCTCCGACCGCGTCTTCCCCGACCAGCGCGTGTCCACCTCCACCCTCACGGTGTTCGTGGGGGATGAGTCGGAGGGGGGCACCAACTGCAGCTCCGTGCCCGCGGGCTTCAGCGCCACCGCCCTGGGCGCCGCGCTGCTCAGCGTGCTGATGCGCCGCCGCCGCTCCCAGCAGTAACCTCGCCGTCCCCCCGCCAGGAGGTCCCTTCCGCATGCGCCGCCTCGTTCGTACCTCGCTGCTCGCGGCGGGCCTCCTGGGCTCGGGCCTGTGGTCCTGTTCGGACGCCATGCTCGAGTCGCGCGTGGACGCGCTCTCCAACCTGGATGACCGGCTGACGCTCCAGGGCCGGGTGTGCACGCGCCCGCCCAACCCCTCCGGCTTCCCGGTCAAGGTGGTGGTGGTCATCGACGAGTCGGGCAGCATGTGTGTGTCCGACCCGCCGGGCGCGCAGCTCGACAGCGGCTTCTGCCAGCGCCGGGAGATTCTGGACATCATCCCGGAGGGCGTCACCGAGCCCGCGCGCGTGCGCGCCCTCAAGCGGCTGGTGCAGCAGTTCCGGGAGGTGAACGCGCAGGGCGGCAACGTGCAGGTGTCCGTCGCCCCCTTCGAGACGAACGTGCGCAACGTCTGGCCGCCCGCCACCACGGGCGACCGCTTCGCCCGGCCGGACAACAACATCGACAGCTACATCGAGGGCCTGCAGAGCCAGCTCGGCAAGGGCACCGACTACCAGGGCGCGCTGTCCTACGCGTACAGCCTCATCGCCAGCGACATCAACGCGGTGGCGCAGTCCAACCCGGAGCTGCTGCCGCGCACCCGCTACGTCGTCGTGTTCCTCACCGACGGCACGCCCTATCCGCGCTGCTCGGCCACCGACAACCTCAGCGTCTACGCGGACCCGGACAACCCGGACCTGACGTGGGCGGACTCGCTGACGGACTTCTGCAACCTCACCAACACCACGGACC
Proteins encoded in this window:
- the mtsC gene encoding cell-cell cohesion MYXO-CTERM protein MtsC, which translates into the protein MTRARFASALTLGAFLVLSPAGALAQSNNNPDNPECLGDRCGMPLEQGGGCGCGAGGSVWVNYTDDGDTLSYTDDADGDGRADDRDNCPFVSNRDQADDDGDDVGNACDNCASLSNFQQRDADGDGIGDDCDPDQDNDGHNNDVDNCPLVPNTNQVDLDEDGLGDVCDLDDDGDGISDGEDNCPLVYNPDQVLPEDVTVCRVDADNDNISDSSDNCPGVPNPDQRDTDADGVGDACDPDMDGDSVLNTQDNCPAVDNRDQRDDDRDGIGDACDTRYCLVTNSERPDDCLDPKAPFTVSAGGLFRTEKAGITIRPPLFANRNGAAMEYEWAVVKRPSGSTAVVERPQGAVTLSRDWQYMYVDGSVPTFVPDKKGEYQLQLTARLAFSDRVFPDQRVSTSTLTVFVGDESEGGTNCSSVPAGFSATALGAALLSVLMRRRRSQQ